One genomic window of Struthio camelus isolate bStrCam1 chromosome 1, bStrCam1.hap1, whole genome shotgun sequence includes the following:
- the EIF3D gene encoding eukaryotic translation initiation factor 3 subunit D isoform X2 yields the protein MAKFVTPVIQDNPSGWGPCAVPEQFRDMPYQPFSKGDRLGKVADWTGATYQDKRYTNKYSSQFGGGSQYAYFHEEDETSFQLVDTARTQKTAYQRNRMRFAQRNLRRDKDRRNMLQFSMQTLPKSAKQKERDRLRLQKKFQKQFGVRQKWDQKSQKPRDSSVEVRSDWEVKEEMDFPRLMKMRYLEVSEPQDIECCGALEYYDKAFDRITTRNEKLLRSIKRIFHTVTTTDDPVIRKLAKTQGNVFATDAILATLMSCTRSVYSWDIIVQRVGSKLFFDKRDNSDFDLLTVSETANEPPQEEGNSFNSPRNLAMEATYINHNFSQQCLRMGKEKYKFPNPNPFVEDDMDKNEVASVAYRYRRWKLGDDIDLIVRCEHDGVMTGANGEVSFINIKTLNEWDSRYCNGVDWRQKLDSQRGAVIATELKNNSYKLARWTCCALLAGSEYLKLGYVSRYHVKDSARHVILGTQQFKPNEFASQINLSIENAWGILRCVIDICMKLDEGKYLILKDPNKQVIRIYSLPDGTFSSDEDEEDEEEEEEEEEEES from the exons ATGGCCAAGTTTGTGACACCAGTGATCCAGGACAACCCCTCGGGCTGGGGCCCTTGTGCTGTGCCTGAGCAGTTCAGGGATATGCCATATCAGCCCTTCAGTAAAGGAGACCGCTTGGGAAAG GTTGCAGACTGGACAGGAGCCACTTATCAGGATAAGAGATATACGA acaaGTACTCTTCACAGTTTGGCGGAGGAAGTCAATATGCATATTTTCATGAGGAGGATGAGACTAGCTTCCAGTTGGTGGATACAGCACGGACGCAGAAAACCGCGTACCAAAGGAATCGTATGCGATTTGCACAG AGGAACCTTCGGAGAGACAAGGACCGTCGGAACATGCTGCAGTTCAGTATGCAGACACTGCCAAAGAGTGCCAAGCAGAAGGAGAG AGATCGTTTGCGTCTACAGAAGAAGTTTCAGAAACAGTTTGGAGTGAGGCAGAAATGGGACCAAAAATCACAG AAGCCTCGTGACTCCTCTGTTGAAGTTCGCAGTGACTGGGAGGTGAAAGAAGAGATGGACTTCCCTCGACTGATGAAGATGCGCTATCTGGAGGTGTCAGAGCCGCAGGACAT agagtgctgtggagccTTAGAATACTATGATAAAGCCTTTGACCGCATTACAACAAGGAATGAGAAGCTACTGAGAAGCATTAAGCGCATCTTCCATACAGTTACTACTACTGATGACCCAGTTATCCGAAAG CTGGCAAAGACCCAAGGAAACGTGTTTGCCACAGATGCCATCCTGGCCACCCTGATGAGTTGCACTCGCTCTGTATATTCCTGGGACATCATTGTCCAGAGAGTCGGATCTAAGCTCTTCTTTGACAAGAGGGACAATTCTGATTTTG ACCTGCTGACAGTGAGCGAAACAGCTAATGAACCACCACAGGAAGAGGGCAACTCATTTAATTCTCCACGTAACCTTGCCATGGAGGCCACCTACATCAACCATAACTTCTCCCAGCAGTGTCTGAGGATG ggaaaggaaaaatacaagttTCCCAATCCAAATCCCTTTGTGGAGGATGACATGGATAAAAATGAAGTAGCCTCTGTTGCATACAG ATACCGAAGGTGGAAGCTGGGAGATGATATAGATCTCATTGTCCGCTGTGAACATGATGGAGTGATGACGGGAGCTAATGGAGAAGTGTCATTCATCAACATCAAAACACTGAACGAATGGGATTCCAGG TATTGCAATGGAGTAGACTGGCGCCAGAAGCTTGATTCTCAGAGAGGGGCTGTGATTGCCACAGAGCTGAAAAACAACAGCTACAAATTGGCCCGTTGGACATGTTGTGCGCTGCTGGCTGGATCAGAATATCTTAAACTTGG GTATGTATCCCGTTACCATGTGAAGGACTCTGCCCGACATGTGATCCTAGGCACACAACAGTTCAAGCCAAATGAGTTTGCCAGCCAGATTAACCTGAGCATAGAGAATGCCTGGGGCATCCTGCGATGTGTCATTGACATCTGCATGAAACTAGATGAGGGAAAGTACCTCATCCTCAAAGACCCCAACAAGCAAGTGATCCGTATCTACAGCTTGCCTGATGGCACTTTCAGCTCTGATGAAGatgaggaagatgaggaggaagaagaggaagaggaag aggAAGAGAGCTGA
- the CACNG2 gene encoding voltage-dependent calcium channel gamma-2 subunit isoform X5 — MGGLCIAASEFYKTRHNIILSAGIFFVSAGLSNIIGIIVYISANAGDPSKSDSKKNSYSYGWSFYFGALSFIIAEMVGVLAVHMFIDRHKQLRANARATDYLQSSAITRIPSYRYRYQRRSRSSSRSTEPSHSRDASPVGIKGFNTLPSTEISMYTLTRDPLKATTTPTATYNSDRDNSFLQVHNCIQKENKDSIHTNTANRRTTPQVHAACADADPHGSRPPAALPLRVFTFPAPVPNSRSEPPALPPSLALRAPSAWDRAQERHEAARLLRTRSVASSSPPESLLLWV, encoded by the exons ATGGGTGGACTCTGCATTGCAGCCAGCGAGTTCTACAAAACCCGACACAACATCATCCTTAGTGCCGGCATCTTCTTCGTGTCCGCAG GTCTGAGTAATATAATTGGCATCATCGTATACATATCAGCCAACGCTGGAGACCCCTCGAAGAGTGACTCCAAGAAGAACAGTTACTCCTATGGCTGGTCCTTCTATTTCGGGGCCCTGTCTTTCATTATAGCCGAGATGGTGGGAGTGCTGGCCGTCCACATGTTCATAGACCGGCACAAACAGCTGCGTGCCAACGCTCGTGCCACGGACTACCTCCAGTCCTCTGCCATCACCCGCATCCCCAGCTACCGGTACCGCTATCAGAGACGCAGCCGCTCTAGCTCCCGTTCCACTGAGCCTTCACACTCCAGGGATGCCTCTCCCGTCGGGATCAAAGGGTTCAACACCCTCCCATCAACAGAGATCTCGATGTACACCCTGACCAGGGACCCGCTGAAGGctaccaccactcccaccgctacCTACAACTCCGACAGGGATAACAGTTTCCTCCAGGTTCACAACTGTATCCAGAAAGAGAACAAGGACTCTATCCACACGAACACAGCCAACCGTCGGACCACCCCG CAGGTACACGCAGCCTGCGCTGACGCAGACCCGCACGGGAGCCGGCCGCCCGCTGCTTTGCCTTTGCGTGTATTTACcttcccggccccggtcccgaaTAGCCGCAGCgagcccccagctctgcctccgtcGCTGGCCCTTCGCGCCCCCTCGGCTTGGGATCGTGCCCAGGAGAGGCACGAAGCCGCCCGGCTCCTCCGCACCCGCTCCGTTGCCTCCTCATCCCCGCCTGAGTCTCTCCTTCTGTGGGTTTAA
- the EIF3D gene encoding eukaryotic translation initiation factor 3 subunit D isoform X1 produces the protein MAKFVTPVIQDNPSGWGPCAVPEQFRDMPYQPFSKGDRLGKVADWTGATYQDKRYTNKYSSQFGGGSQYAYFHEEDETSFQLVDTARTQKTAYQRNRMRFAQRNLRRDKDRRNMLQFSMQTLPKSAKQKERDRLRLQKKFQKQFGVRQKWDQKSQQKPRDSSVEVRSDWEVKEEMDFPRLMKMRYLEVSEPQDIECCGALEYYDKAFDRITTRNEKLLRSIKRIFHTVTTTDDPVIRKLAKTQGNVFATDAILATLMSCTRSVYSWDIIVQRVGSKLFFDKRDNSDFDLLTVSETANEPPQEEGNSFNSPRNLAMEATYINHNFSQQCLRMGKEKYKFPNPNPFVEDDMDKNEVASVAYRYRRWKLGDDIDLIVRCEHDGVMTGANGEVSFINIKTLNEWDSRYCNGVDWRQKLDSQRGAVIATELKNNSYKLARWTCCALLAGSEYLKLGYVSRYHVKDSARHVILGTQQFKPNEFASQINLSIENAWGILRCVIDICMKLDEGKYLILKDPNKQVIRIYSLPDGTFSSDEDEEDEEEEEEEEEEES, from the exons ATGGCCAAGTTTGTGACACCAGTGATCCAGGACAACCCCTCGGGCTGGGGCCCTTGTGCTGTGCCTGAGCAGTTCAGGGATATGCCATATCAGCCCTTCAGTAAAGGAGACCGCTTGGGAAAG GTTGCAGACTGGACAGGAGCCACTTATCAGGATAAGAGATATACGA acaaGTACTCTTCACAGTTTGGCGGAGGAAGTCAATATGCATATTTTCATGAGGAGGATGAGACTAGCTTCCAGTTGGTGGATACAGCACGGACGCAGAAAACCGCGTACCAAAGGAATCGTATGCGATTTGCACAG AGGAACCTTCGGAGAGACAAGGACCGTCGGAACATGCTGCAGTTCAGTATGCAGACACTGCCAAAGAGTGCCAAGCAGAAGGAGAG AGATCGTTTGCGTCTACAGAAGAAGTTTCAGAAACAGTTTGGAGTGAGGCAGAAATGGGACCAAAAATCACAG CAGAAGCCTCGTGACTCCTCTGTTGAAGTTCGCAGTGACTGGGAGGTGAAAGAAGAGATGGACTTCCCTCGACTGATGAAGATGCGCTATCTGGAGGTGTCAGAGCCGCAGGACAT agagtgctgtggagccTTAGAATACTATGATAAAGCCTTTGACCGCATTACAACAAGGAATGAGAAGCTACTGAGAAGCATTAAGCGCATCTTCCATACAGTTACTACTACTGATGACCCAGTTATCCGAAAG CTGGCAAAGACCCAAGGAAACGTGTTTGCCACAGATGCCATCCTGGCCACCCTGATGAGTTGCACTCGCTCTGTATATTCCTGGGACATCATTGTCCAGAGAGTCGGATCTAAGCTCTTCTTTGACAAGAGGGACAATTCTGATTTTG ACCTGCTGACAGTGAGCGAAACAGCTAATGAACCACCACAGGAAGAGGGCAACTCATTTAATTCTCCACGTAACCTTGCCATGGAGGCCACCTACATCAACCATAACTTCTCCCAGCAGTGTCTGAGGATG ggaaaggaaaaatacaagttTCCCAATCCAAATCCCTTTGTGGAGGATGACATGGATAAAAATGAAGTAGCCTCTGTTGCATACAG ATACCGAAGGTGGAAGCTGGGAGATGATATAGATCTCATTGTCCGCTGTGAACATGATGGAGTGATGACGGGAGCTAATGGAGAAGTGTCATTCATCAACATCAAAACACTGAACGAATGGGATTCCAGG TATTGCAATGGAGTAGACTGGCGCCAGAAGCTTGATTCTCAGAGAGGGGCTGTGATTGCCACAGAGCTGAAAAACAACAGCTACAAATTGGCCCGTTGGACATGTTGTGCGCTGCTGGCTGGATCAGAATATCTTAAACTTGG GTATGTATCCCGTTACCATGTGAAGGACTCTGCCCGACATGTGATCCTAGGCACACAACAGTTCAAGCCAAATGAGTTTGCCAGCCAGATTAACCTGAGCATAGAGAATGCCTGGGGCATCCTGCGATGTGTCATTGACATCTGCATGAAACTAGATGAGGGAAAGTACCTCATCCTCAAAGACCCCAACAAGCAAGTGATCCGTATCTACAGCTTGCCTGATGGCACTTTCAGCTCTGATGAAGatgaggaagatgaggaggaagaagaggaagaggaag aggAAGAGAGCTGA